In one Brienomyrus brachyistius isolate T26 chromosome 5, BBRACH_0.4, whole genome shotgun sequence genomic region, the following are encoded:
- the arl4d gene encoding ADP-ribosylation factor-like protein 4D, producing the protein MGNQLTEIAPNTPFLPNFQSLHVVVIGLDSAGKTSLLYRLKLREFVKTIPTKGFNTEKIKVAVGGSRAITFQVWDVGGQEKLRPLWKSYTRRTDGIVYVVDSTESERMEEAKVELHKISRTSENQGVPVLVLANKQDLSSAMSVTEVEKVLALHELSASTLHHAQGCSAVDGQGLQSGLEKLYEMILKRKKMVRHSRKKR; encoded by the coding sequence ATGGGGAACCAGTTGACAGAGATTGCCCCCAATACACCTTTTTTGCCAAACTTCCAGTCTCTCCACGTGGTCGTCATTGGCCTTGACTCTGCTGGAAAGACCTCTCTGTTGTACCGACTAAAGCTGCGCGAGTTTGTCAAAACCATCCCCACCAAGGGCTTCAATACGGAGAAGATCAAAGTGGCGGTGGGAGGCTCCCGCGCCATCACATTCCAGGTGTGGGATGTCGGTGGCCAGGAGAAGCTCCGACCCCTGTGGAAGTCATACACCCGGCGCACCGATGGCATCGTCTACGTAGTGGACTCCACCGAATCGGAGCGCATGGAGGAGGCTAAGGTGGAGCTGCACAAGATCTCCCGTACGTCTGAGAACCAGGGCGTGCCTGTGCTCGTACTGGCCAACAAACAGGACTTGTCCTCTGCCATGTCCGTGACAGAGGTAGAGAAGGTGCTGGCTCTCCATGAGCTGAGTGCCTCCACTTTGCACCACGCGCAAGGCTGTAGTGCCGTCGATGGCCAGGGCCTCCAATCTGGTCTGGAAAAACTGTATGAGATGATCCTGAAGCGAAAGAAGATGGTCCGGCACAGCCGAAAAAAGAGATGA